A part of Gemmatimonadaceae bacterium genomic DNA contains:
- the hppD gene encoding 4-hydroxyphenylpyruvate dioxygenase gives MATQTMPVNAEAHDVFPINGTDYVEFWVGNAKQAAHFYQSAFGFQLVGYRGPETGSRDRASYVLVQNKIRLVVTTALAPQGVVAEHVAKHGDGVRDIAMWVDDARDAYAKAVERGAESVHEPKVLRDDNGEIVIAAIKTYGDTIHSLVERRNYHGFFLPGFVKRETHHQSEPVGLKWVDHIVGNVELGKMNSWVEFYSRVMGFRNLITFDDNDINTEYSSLMSKVMSNGNERIKFPINEPAVGKKKSQIEEYLDYYGGPGVQHLALETDDIVHTVKTLRDRGVEFMKAPTTYYQDLQERVGKIDEDIHELESLGILVDRDPDGYLLQIFTRNVQDRPTVFFEIIQRKGARGFGKGNFKALFEAIEREQELRGNL, from the coding sequence ATGGCCACGCAGACCATGCCCGTTAACGCGGAAGCGCACGACGTCTTTCCGATCAACGGCACCGATTACGTGGAGTTCTGGGTGGGCAACGCGAAACAGGCGGCCCACTTCTACCAGAGCGCCTTCGGCTTTCAACTCGTCGGCTATCGTGGACCGGAAACCGGCTCTCGCGATCGCGCGAGCTACGTGCTGGTGCAGAACAAGATCCGTCTGGTCGTCACGACGGCGTTGGCCCCGCAGGGGGTCGTCGCCGAGCATGTGGCGAAGCATGGTGACGGCGTGCGCGACATCGCCATGTGGGTGGACGACGCGCGCGACGCCTACGCGAAAGCCGTCGAGCGCGGCGCCGAATCGGTGCACGAGCCCAAGGTATTGCGCGACGACAACGGCGAGATCGTGATTGCCGCGATCAAGACGTATGGCGACACGATCCATTCGCTCGTCGAACGCCGGAACTATCACGGCTTCTTCCTGCCCGGCTTCGTCAAACGCGAGACGCACCACCAATCAGAGCCCGTGGGTCTCAAGTGGGTCGACCACATCGTCGGCAACGTCGAGCTCGGAAAGATGAACTCGTGGGTCGAGTTCTATTCGCGCGTGATGGGCTTCCGCAATCTGATCACGTTCGACGACAACGACATCAACACCGAGTACAGCTCGCTGATGTCGAAGGTGATGTCCAACGGCAACGAACGCATCAAGTTTCCGATCAACGAGCCCGCGGTCGGGAAGAAGAAGTCGCAGATCGAGGAATACCTGGACTATTACGGCGGCCCGGGCGTGCAGCATCTCGCGCTCGAGACGGACGACATCGTGCACACGGTCAAGACGCTGCGCGATCGCGGTGTCGAGTTCATGAAGGCGCCGACCACGTATTACCAGGATTTGCAGGAACGAGTCGGCAAGATCGACGAGGACATTCACGAGCTCGAATCGCTCGGCATTCTCGTTGATCGCGATCCCGACGGCTACCTGCTGCAGATCTTCACGCGCAACGTGCAGGATCGGCCGACGGTGTTCTTCGAGATCATTCAGCGCAAGGGTGCGCGCGGCTTCGGCAAGGGCAACTTCAAGGCGTTGTTCGAGGCGATCGAGCGGGAGCAGGAACTGCGGGGGAACCTGTGA
- a CDS encoding homogentisate 1,2-dioxygenase — protein MPIYHTLGEIPKKRHTAFRKPNGGIYAEELMGHEGFTGTSALLYHVHPPTTVKSVRRVKETTFEADPDQTLKHRHFLTSHAKKGGSPTLDRIPLLFNQDVAMSYVEPDVEDEHFYRNAQADELVYVAKGKGTLESVFGDLPFHEGDYLVIHRGILHRYTFEQPAKLLIMESRGHVRWPKRYRNEFGQLKEGAPYSERDIRRPLILNTHDEMGDFKLIVKQYDGLNELILDHHPFDVVGWDGYFYPWAFNINDFEPIVGRIHQPPPVHQTFEGDGFVVCSFCPRPYDFDPNAVPAPYNHSNVDSDEVLYYASSEFMSRKGIEFGSITHHPDGIPHGPHPGRAEASIGAKATNELAVMMDSFRPLKVAKQALSIEDPNYHKSWIDAQHAGFNPPTT, from the coding sequence ATGCCCATCTACCACACCCTGGGAGAAATCCCGAAGAAGCGCCACACGGCGTTCCGCAAACCCAACGGCGGCATCTACGCCGAGGAGTTGATGGGACATGAGGGCTTCACCGGTACGTCGGCGCTGTTGTATCACGTGCATCCGCCAACGACCGTGAAGTCGGTGCGCCGCGTGAAGGAGACCACGTTCGAAGCTGATCCCGATCAGACGCTCAAGCATCGCCACTTTCTGACGTCGCACGCGAAGAAGGGCGGCAGCCCGACGCTCGATCGCATTCCGCTGCTGTTCAATCAGGACGTGGCGATGTCGTACGTCGAGCCTGACGTCGAGGATGAGCATTTCTATCGCAACGCACAGGCCGACGAGCTGGTGTACGTGGCGAAAGGGAAAGGCACGCTCGAGTCAGTGTTCGGCGACCTGCCGTTTCACGAGGGCGACTATCTCGTGATTCATCGCGGCATTCTCCACCGCTACACATTCGAGCAGCCGGCCAAGCTGCTCATCATGGAAAGCCGCGGCCACGTTCGCTGGCCCAAGCGCTACCGCAACGAGTTCGGCCAGCTGAAAGAAGGTGCGCCATACTCCGAGCGCGATATTCGTCGCCCTTTGATACTAAATACCCACGACGAGATGGGCGACTTCAAGCTCATCGTCAAACAATACGATGGGCTGAACGAGCTGATTCTCGATCACCATCCATTCGACGTCGTCGGCTGGGATGGCTACTTCTATCCCTGGGCGTTCAACATCAACGACTTCGAGCCCATCGTCGGACGCATCCATCAGCCGCCGCCGGTGCATCAGACGTTCGAGGGCGATGGCTTCGTCGTCTGCTCGTTCTGCCCTCGGCCGTACGACTTCGATCCGAACGCCGTCCCCGCACCATATAACCACAGCAATGTCGATTCAGATGAGGTGCTCTATTACGCCTCGTCCGAATTCATGAGCCGCAAGGGCATCGAGTTCGGGAGCATCACGCATCACCCGGACGGCATTCCACACGGGCCGCATCCAGGTCGCGCCGAGGCGTCGATTGGTGCGAAGGCAACCAATGAGCTCGCCGTGATGATGGACAGCTTCCGGCCGCTCAAGGTCGCGAAGCAGGCGCTGTCCATCGAAGACCCGAATTATCACAAGAGTTGGATCGACGCGCAGCACGCCGGGTTCAATCCGCCCACGACGTAG
- a CDS encoding enoyl-CoA hydratase/isomerase family protein yields MTSAGTLSSHPSHPPLAASGDVSSFVIDGVADVAFGHPKSNSLPASVLRALADEITALGQRADVRVIVLRSYGAGAFCAGASFDELVAIDSPAAGKEFFMGFARVILAMTRCPRAIVTRVHGKAVGGGVGVVAASDYAIATEKASLRLSELAVGIGPFVVGPAIEHKVGAGAFAAMAIDADWRDAAWGERHGLYARVVPDVESLDREVDTFAKKLAASNPEAVARIKRITWEETQHWPQLLEERAAMSGSLVLSDYTRKAIAAFKS; encoded by the coding sequence GTGACATCGGCGGGAACGCTTTCGTCGCACCCATCACATCCACCACTCGCCGCGAGTGGCGACGTTTCGTCGTTCGTGATCGATGGCGTCGCCGACGTCGCGTTTGGCCATCCGAAGAGCAATTCCCTGCCCGCGTCAGTGCTCCGCGCGCTCGCTGATGAGATCACGGCGCTGGGTCAGCGCGCGGACGTGCGGGTGATCGTGTTGCGCAGCTATGGCGCGGGCGCATTCTGCGCCGGCGCGTCATTCGACGAGTTGGTGGCGATCGATTCGCCCGCGGCCGGCAAGGAATTTTTCATGGGGTTCGCGCGCGTCATTCTGGCGATGACGCGCTGCCCGCGTGCGATCGTGACGCGCGTACATGGCAAGGCGGTGGGCGGTGGTGTCGGCGTCGTCGCGGCGTCCGATTACGCGATCGCGACGGAAAAGGCATCGCTGCGTTTGAGCGAGCTGGCGGTCGGAATCGGCCCGTTCGTGGTAGGGCCGGCGATCGAGCACAAGGTCGGCGCGGGCGCGTTCGCGGCGATGGCCATCGATGCGGATTGGCGCGACGCGGCGTGGGGTGAGCGGCACGGTCTGTACGCGCGCGTGGTGCCGGATGTCGAATCGCTGGATCGCGAAGTCGATACGTTCGCAAAAAAACTGGCGGCCTCGAATCCAGAGGCGGTGGCGCGCATCAAGCGCATCACGTGGGAAGAGACGCAGCATTGGCCGCAGCTATTGGAAGAGCGTGCGGCGATGAGCGGCTCTCTGGTGTTGTCAGACTACACACGAAAAGCGATCGCCGCCTTCAAGAGCTGA
- the paaA gene encoding 1,2-phenylacetyl-CoA epoxidase subunit PaaA: MPEQPSAVHKTPTPPEDPARQAEFEARIARGESIEPKDWMPERYRKQLVRMMSQHAHSEVVGMLPEGNWITRAPSLRRKMALLAKVQDEAGHGLYIYCGTETLGVDRHELIQQLLNGTAKYSSIFNYPTLTWADIGCIGWFVDGAAIVNQTMLAHASYGPYARAMVRICKEENFHKKQGYEIVATLANGTPEQKAMAQDAVNRWWWPSLMMFGPSDKDSANSEELMRWGVKKKSNDELRQRFVNLTVAQAKAIGLELPDPALTLNEETQNWDFGPIDWDEFWRVVKGDGPCNRERLAARNAAHDDGAWVRAAATAYAAKQALATEAA; this comes from the coding sequence ATGCCCGAACAACCGTCCGCCGTGCACAAGACACCGACCCCGCCCGAGGACCCGGCTCGTCAGGCGGAATTCGAGGCGCGCATCGCCCGCGGTGAAAGCATCGAGCCCAAGGACTGGATGCCCGAGCGCTACCGCAAACAGCTCGTTCGGATGATGTCGCAGCACGCGCACTCCGAGGTCGTCGGGATGCTGCCGGAAGGGAACTGGATCACGCGCGCGCCGAGCTTGCGGCGGAAGATGGCCCTCCTGGCGAAGGTCCAGGACGAAGCCGGCCACGGCCTCTACATCTACTGCGGCACCGAGACGCTCGGCGTCGATCGCCATGAGCTGATTCAGCAGTTGCTCAACGGCACCGCGAAGTATTCGAGCATCTTCAACTATCCGACGCTGACGTGGGCCGATATCGGCTGCATCGGCTGGTTCGTGGACGGCGCGGCGATCGTGAACCAGACCATGCTCGCGCACGCGAGCTACGGTCCGTACGCGCGCGCGATGGTGCGCATCTGCAAGGAAGAGAATTTTCACAAGAAGCAGGGCTACGAGATCGTCGCCACGCTCGCGAACGGCACGCCGGAACAGAAGGCGATGGCGCAGGACGCGGTGAATCGCTGGTGGTGGCCGTCGTTGATGATGTTCGGACCCAGCGACAAGGATTCGGCCAACTCCGAAGAGCTCATGCGCTGGGGTGTGAAGAAAAAGAGCAACGACGAGCTGCGCCAGCGTTTCGTGAATCTCACCGTCGCGCAGGCGAAGGCGATCGGCCTCGAGCTGCCCGACCCCGCGCTCACGCTCAATGAGGAAACTCAAAACTGGGATTTCGGCCCGATCGACTGGGACGAATTCTGGCGTGTCGTGAAGGGCGACGGCCCGTGCAACCGCGAGCGGCTCGCCGCGCGCAACGCGGCGCACGACGACGGGGCATGGGTGCGCGCCGCGGCGACGGCCTACGCCGCCAAGCAAGCGCTTGCGACTGAGGCCGCATGA
- the paaB gene encoding 1,2-phenylacetyl-CoA epoxidase subunit PaaB → MTEQAHGTEDSQWPLWEVFAQPPKGEAHEHVGSVHAATAEQALQNARDVYTRRGEAVSLWVVPSASIVASTPEDMGPFFDPGNDKPYRHPQFYKVPRGVRVF, encoded by the coding sequence ATGACCGAGCAAGCGCATGGGACCGAAGACTCCCAATGGCCGTTGTGGGAGGTGTTCGCGCAGCCCCCGAAGGGCGAGGCGCACGAACACGTCGGCAGTGTCCACGCGGCCACGGCCGAGCAGGCGTTGCAGAACGCGCGCGACGTGTACACGCGCCGCGGCGAAGCCGTGAGCCTGTGGGTGGTGCCGAGTGCGTCGATCGTCGCGTCGACACCGGAAGACATGGGGCCGTTCTTCGATCCCGGCAACGACAAGCCGTACCGGCATCCACAGTTCTATAAAGTGCCACGTGGCGTGCGGGTGTTTTGA
- the paaC gene encoding 1,2-phenylacetyl-CoA epoxidase subunit PaaC, producing the protein MTTSTFEYLLRLADDRLVLGHRNSEWCGHGPILEEDIALANIALDLIGEATLFYKLAGEAEGNGRTEDALAYFRDAIDFRNVLMVELPKGDFGVTIVRQFLFSVFSSLQMDALRKSANAELAGVATKALKESTYHVRHAAQWVVTLGNGTDESRERAQHAVNELWRYTGELFLADDVDRAAARDGSGVDPSALEEAWRAQVDDILARATLTVPNVGYMQRGGRLGRHSEHLGHMLSEMQIVARSHPGASW; encoded by the coding sequence ATGACGACGTCCACGTTCGAGTACTTGCTCCGCCTCGCCGACGACCGGCTCGTGCTCGGCCACCGGAATTCCGAGTGGTGCGGCCACGGTCCGATTCTCGAGGAAGACATCGCGCTGGCGAACATCGCGCTCGATCTCATCGGCGAAGCGACGCTGTTCTACAAGCTCGCCGGCGAGGCTGAAGGGAACGGTCGCACCGAGGACGCGCTGGCCTATTTCCGCGACGCGATCGACTTCCGGAACGTGCTCATGGTCGAGCTGCCGAAGGGTGACTTCGGCGTCACCATCGTGCGCCAGTTCCTGTTTAGTGTTTTCTCATCGCTGCAGATGGACGCGCTGCGGAAGAGCGCGAACGCCGAGCTCGCCGGTGTCGCGACGAAGGCGCTCAAGGAATCGACCTATCACGTGCGCCACGCCGCGCAGTGGGTCGTCACACTCGGCAACGGGACCGACGAAAGCCGCGAGCGCGCGCAGCACGCCGTGAACGAGCTGTGGCGTTACACGGGTGAGTTGTTTCTGGCCGACGACGTCGATCGCGCCGCGGCGCGGGACGGGTCGGGCGTCGATCCCAGTGCGCTCGAGGAGGCATGGCGCGCGCAGGTTGATGACATTCTCGCGCGCGCCACGCTCACGGTTCCGAACGTCGGGTACATGCAGCGCGGCGGCCGGCTCGGCCGCCACAGCGAACACCTGGGGCATATGCTGAGCGAGATGCAGATCGTCGCGCGTTCGCATCCCGGAGCGTCCTGGTGA
- the paaD gene encoding 1,2-phenylacetyl-CoA epoxidase subunit PaaD, with the protein MRDARQGAALPSREELFEILDDVKDPEVPVLSVVELGIVRDAVATQDGVTITITPTYSGCPAMHEIEAAIRGAFEERGLGPVHVRTTYAPAWTTDWIGPAARAKLEAYGIAPPGPAQHDDVIQLHRRAPAVRCPFCASSNTERKSEFGSTACKSIWFCRECRQPFEEFKAI; encoded by the coding sequence ATGCGCGACGCGCGACAGGGGGCGGCCCTTCCTTCGCGCGAGGAGCTGTTCGAGATCCTGGACGACGTGAAGGATCCCGAGGTGCCCGTGCTCAGCGTCGTCGAGCTGGGCATCGTGCGCGACGCCGTCGCGACCCAGGACGGCGTGACGATCACGATCACGCCGACCTACTCCGGCTGTCCCGCGATGCACGAGATCGAGGCGGCGATCCGCGGCGCGTTCGAGGAGCGGGGATTGGGCCCGGTCCATGTTCGCACGACCTACGCGCCGGCGTGGACGACCGATTGGATTGGTCCCGCGGCGCGCGCCAAGCTCGAGGCGTACGGCATCGCGCCGCCCGGCCCCGCGCAACATGACGATGTGATTCAACTCCATCGCCGCGCGCCCGCGGTGCGGTGCCCGTTCTGCGCGTCATCGAACACGGAACGGAAGAGCGAATTTGGTTCGACCGCGTGCAAGTCGATCTGGTTTTGCCGCGAGTGCCGGCAGCCGTTCGAGGAGTTCAAGGCGATCTGA
- a CDS encoding Lrp/AsnC family transcriptional regulator — MDDLDYKALALLMERGRAPWTEIGQVLELSPPAAAERVRKLEEHSVILGYRAIANPEALGLPLLAFVHVTLGGAKERPTFLKAIARHEQVVECHHIAGDDDYLLKVRCKNTADLERFLTATLKDRLGVARARTSIALTTVKETTALPTGV, encoded by the coding sequence GTGGATGATTTGGATTACAAGGCGCTGGCCTTGCTGATGGAACGCGGGCGCGCCCCATGGACCGAGATCGGCCAGGTGCTCGAGCTCTCCCCGCCCGCTGCCGCCGAGCGGGTCCGCAAGCTCGAGGAGCATTCGGTGATTCTCGGCTACCGCGCCATCGCGAACCCCGAGGCGCTCGGGCTGCCGCTGCTCGCGTTCGTGCATGTGACGCTCGGCGGCGCCAAGGAGCGGCCGACGTTTCTCAAGGCGATCGCGCGCCACGAGCAGGTGGTGGAGTGCCACCACATCGCCGGCGACGACGATTATCTGTTGAAGGTGCGCTGCAAGAACACCGCGGATCTCGAGCGGTTTCTCACGGCGACGCTCAAGGATCGGCTAGGGGTGGCGCGCGCGCGGACGTCGATCGCGTTGACGACGGTCAAGGAGACGACGGCGCTGCCGACGGGCGTATAG
- a CDS encoding transketolase C-terminal domain-containing protein, translating to MTSLPASGPTAPSRARSTRTRKGAAPDARFDWRRIAYHALVSRALDDVEETTNKNKATVPREHLVLYQFSARGHDVAQVILGSLIDHPRDAASAYYRSRPLLLALGLSIEDALASPLGRAGGFSDGRDIGVVCNLPNENAPIVLPMSGDVGSQYTPCAGWAQAVRYHADVLGEKDWDGSIGVVLGGEASVATNGFWSALTMATTLSLPMLFYIEDNGLGISVRGDMQTPGGDIAKNLSAFDNLFIREGDGTNPGDTAALLAECIDHVRGGSGPALVRLTVPRLCSHSGPDNQKGYRTDAEIAEDAARDPLPRLKSHLVPAFMSDAEWTELEAAVARDVDTALTAARARPNPDPSTVKRWVYADDSEGSPEALGGLSRAERAALSSNERPSPSGDVVRFAEAVRRTLRHELSVNSKVLVFGEDVGRKGGVHLVTEGLQKQFGNERVFDTSLSEEGIIGRSVGMAISGLMPVAEIQFRKYADPATEQLNNCGTMRWRTANRFAAPIVVRMPGGFGKDVGDPWHSLSDEVRFAHAYGWQVAIPSNAADAVGLLRSAMRSANPTIFFEHRSLLMTSDGSARYPGDEFVIPFGKAAVLQDGSELTLVTWSALVHRCVEAASAFGDRVEVLDLRTIAPWDRDAVLASVEKTGRCLIVHEDNLTAGFGAEVAATVAQDAFWRLDAPVERVAVEDVPMPYHPVLLDAVLPTTERITQAIERLLAT from the coding sequence GTGACCAGCCTTCCCGCATCCGGACCGACGGCGCCCTCGCGCGCGCGGAGCACCAGGACCCGCAAGGGTGCGGCGCCCGACGCCCGCTTCGACTGGCGACGCATCGCATACCACGCACTCGTCTCGCGCGCCCTCGACGACGTCGAGGAGACCACGAACAAGAACAAGGCGACCGTCCCGCGCGAGCACTTGGTGCTCTACCAGTTCTCGGCGCGCGGTCACGACGTCGCGCAGGTGATTCTCGGCTCGCTGATCGATCATCCAAGAGACGCGGCGAGCGCGTACTATCGCTCGCGTCCGCTGCTGCTGGCGCTTGGCCTCAGCATCGAAGACGCGCTGGCGAGTCCACTCGGCCGCGCCGGCGGGTTCAGCGACGGGCGTGACATCGGCGTCGTCTGCAACCTGCCGAACGAGAATGCACCGATCGTGTTGCCGATGTCAGGCGACGTCGGCTCGCAGTACACGCCGTGCGCGGGTTGGGCGCAAGCGGTGCGCTATCACGCCGACGTGCTCGGCGAAAAAGACTGGGACGGCTCGATCGGCGTGGTGCTCGGCGGCGAAGCATCGGTGGCGACGAACGGCTTCTGGTCGGCGCTCACGATGGCGACGACCCTCTCGCTGCCGATGCTGTTCTACATCGAGGACAACGGGCTCGGCATCTCGGTGCGCGGCGACATGCAGACGCCGGGCGGCGACATCGCGAAAAATCTTTCCGCGTTCGACAACCTGTTCATTCGCGAAGGCGACGGCACGAACCCCGGCGACACGGCGGCGCTTCTCGCCGAGTGTATCGATCACGTGCGCGGCGGCAGCGGGCCGGCGCTCGTGCGACTCACGGTGCCGCGCCTGTGCAGTCACTCGGGTCCGGACAATCAGAAGGGCTATCGCACCGACGCCGAGATCGCCGAGGACGCGGCGCGCGACCCGCTGCCGCGGCTCAAGTCGCACCTCGTGCCGGCGTTCATGTCGGATGCCGAGTGGACCGAGCTCGAGGCCGCCGTCGCCCGCGATGTCGACACCGCGCTGACCGCGGCCCGCGCGCGGCCCAATCCCGATCCGTCGACGGTCAAACGGTGGGTCTACGCCGACGACTCCGAAGGCTCGCCCGAAGCCCTCGGCGGACTCTCACGGGCCGAGCGCGCGGCGCTGTCGTCGAATGAGCGGCCATCGCCAAGCGGCGACGTCGTTCGTTTCGCGGAAGCGGTTCGCCGGACGCTGCGTCACGAGCTATCAGTAAACTCTAAAGTGCTCGTCTTCGGTGAAGATGTGGGGCGCAAAGGCGGCGTGCACCTCGTGACCGAAGGGTTGCAGAAGCAATTCGGCAACGAGCGCGTGTTCGACACGAGTCTGTCCGAAGAAGGAATCATCGGCCGATCGGTCGGCATGGCGATCTCGGGGCTCATGCCCGTCGCCGAGATTCAATTCCGGAAATACGCCGATCCCGCGACGGAACAGCTCAACAACTGCGGCACCATGCGTTGGCGCACGGCCAATCGATTTGCGGCGCCGATCGTGGTGCGCATGCCCGGCGGCTTTGGCAAGGACGTGGGCGACCCGTGGCACAGCCTGAGCGACGAAGTGCGGTTCGCGCACGCGTACGGCTGGCAGGTGGCAATTCCGTCGAATGCCGCCGATGCCGTCGGACTGCTTCGTTCAGCAATGCGCAGCGCGAATCCGACGATCTTCTTCGAGCATCGCTCGTTGTTGATGACGAGCGACGGCAGCGCGCGCTATCCGGGCGATGAGTTCGTGATCCCGTTCGGGAAAGCCGCGGTGTTGCAGGACGGCTCGGAACTGACGCTCGTGACGTGGAGCGCGCTCGTGCACCGCTGCGTCGAGGCGGCGAGCGCGTTCGGCGATCGCGTGGAAGTGCTCGATCTTCGCACGATCGCGCCGTGGGATCGCGACGCGGTGCTCGCGTCCGTCGAGAAGACGGGTCGCTGTCTCATCGTGCATGAAGACAATCTCACCGCGGGATTCGGCGCCGAAGTCGCGGCGACCGTCGCGCAGGACGCGTTCTGGCGCCTCGACGCGCCGGTGGAACGCGTGGCGGTGGAGGATGTGCCGATGCCGTATCACCCCGTGCTGCTCGACGCGGTGCTGCCGACGACCGAGCGAATTACGCAAGCGATCGAGCGGCTTCTCGCGACGTAA
- the paaG gene encoding 2-(1,2-epoxy-1,2-dihydrophenyl)acetyl-CoA isomerase PaaG, giving the protein MTDIRFEANATDGVATITLNRPEVLNSFRRPMARELVEALGRVRDDERLRAVVLTGAGRGFCAGQDLSEAIPRDGAMPDLGDIVRESYNPVIRAIRTLEKPVICAVNGVAAGAGANLAFACDILFAAAGATFVQSFAKIGVIPDSGGTFILPRIVGLHRATVMTMLAEKMSAEQAREWGLVYMVVEPEALLETATGTARQLATQPTRALGLIKRGFNKSLGVDLDAQLDFEEVLQREAGSSEDYVEGVNAFLEKRKPAFKGR; this is encoded by the coding sequence ATGACTGACATCCGCTTCGAGGCGAACGCGACGGACGGGGTGGCAACGATCACGCTCAACCGGCCGGAGGTGCTCAACAGCTTCCGGCGGCCGATGGCGCGCGAGCTCGTCGAAGCACTGGGTCGCGTACGAGACGATGAACGTCTTCGCGCGGTCGTGCTCACCGGTGCGGGGCGAGGATTTTGCGCCGGACAGGACCTGTCGGAGGCGATTCCGCGAGACGGCGCGATGCCTGACCTGGGCGACATCGTTCGCGAGAGCTACAACCCGGTCATTCGCGCGATTCGCACGCTCGAGAAGCCGGTGATCTGCGCGGTCAACGGCGTCGCCGCGGGCGCGGGGGCGAATCTGGCGTTCGCCTGCGACATCCTGTTCGCGGCCGCCGGCGCGACGTTCGTCCAATCGTTCGCGAAGATCGGCGTGATACCGGACAGCGGGGGCACGTTCATTTTGCCGCGGATCGTGGGCCTGCATCGGGCGACGGTCATGACGATGTTGGCGGAGAAGATGTCTGCCGAGCAGGCGCGCGAGTGGGGGCTGGTGTACATGGTCGTCGAGCCGGAGGCGTTGCTCGAGACCGCGACCGGCACGGCGCGCCAGCTCGCCACACAGCCGACGCGTGCGCTCGGTCTCATCAAGCGCGGCTTCAACAAGTCGCTGGGTGTGGATCTCGATGCGCAGCTCGACTTTGAAGAAGTATTACAGCGCGAAGCGGGAAGCAGCGAGGACTACGTGGAAGGCGTGAACGCGTTTCTCGAGAAGCGGAAGCCAGCGTTCAAGGGGCGCTAG
- a CDS encoding GIY-YIG nuclease family protein, whose amino-acid sequence MKQFYVYILSSESRTTYVGVTNDLIRRLWQHRNGHGSAFAQRYRITRLVHFEIYSDAYSAISREKELKAWRRSKKIDLIEQHNPDWLDRSADIGLPTDAGPLSGR is encoded by the coding sequence ATGAAGCAGTTCTACGTGTATATCCTGTCGAGCGAGAGTCGCACGACCTACGTCGGGGTTACGAACGATCTCATCCGTCGGTTGTGGCAACACCGGAACGGTCATGGATCGGCGTTCGCCCAACGCTATCGTATCACGCGACTCGTGCATTTCGAGATCTACTCCGATGCCTACAGCGCAATTTCTCGTGAAAAGGAACTCAAGGCGTGGCGCCGATCGAAAAAGATCGATCTCATCGAACAACACAATCCTGACTGGCTCGATCGCTCGGCTGACATTGGTCTTCCGACTGATGCTGGCCCTCTATCGGGACGTTAG